The Capsicum annuum cultivar UCD-10X-F1 chromosome 3, UCD10Xv1.1, whole genome shotgun sequence genomic sequence GTGCATAAAATGGTTAAGGGTTTTTTCGGTGTATTAAATTCTAAAGAATAGCTTGCGTaaagttgtgacttttttttttaattattggtGTAAATGAGTGGTTCTTGTAATTTTATGTTGATTGTTTAAGTAACGGAAGGCAATTTATCATCAGGAAATTATGAGTTGCTATGGGGGTTTTGATTTTCAAGGCTCGACAAGGGCTAATCAACAACAGGTTCAACATTATCAGTCTAATTCGAAACAAGGGTCGATGGCGATTAATGCTAATTTCCCACTCACAATTGGTGGTAGTAACCAGAATATCTCTTTGGCTGATTATAATAGTAAAGGTGAGAGGGGTAAGTCTGCAAGTGATGATGATGAACCAAGTTTTATTGAAGATGGGGGGAAAAAGGGGGCAACCCCGTGGCAGCGTGTGAAATGGACGGATGAGATGGTGAGGCTGTTGATTACTGCTGTATCTTACATAGGGGAAGAGACTGCTGCTGCAGAATATGGTGGTGGAAGAAGAAAATGTTCGAATAATTTGCATAAGAAAGGGAAATGGAAGTCAGTGTCGAAAGTGATGGCAGAAAGGGGTCATTTTGTGTCGCCTCAACAGTGTGAGGATAAATTTAATGATCTAAACAAGAGGTACAAGAGACTAAATGAGATCCTTGGTAGGGGAACTTCATGTGAGGTAGTTGAAAATCCTGCTCTTTTGGATATGCTCGGTCACGTATCAGACAAAGGAAAGGAGGAAGTTAGGAAAATTCTTAGTTCAAAACATTTGCATTATGAAGAGATGTGCTCCTACCATAATGGGAACCGCTTACATCTGCCTCCCGATCCTGAATTGAAGCATTCATTGCATTTGGCCCTTAAAagtagggatgagtatgatgACAATGATGCGAGGAAGAAGCACCCGCAAGATGACAATGATGAAGATGATCACGAAGCAGCTGACTTGGAGGATCGAGGAGATGAGTATGAAGAGAATCATAGGTTACATGGTGGGACGTCAGGGGGCTTTTCAAAGAGAATAAAACAATGCCAGGGTCATGAAACGGTTACTTCCTTGACTACTCTCGATTGTAATAGGTCTCTCATTCCTCAACCTCAGACTGATGTCAGTCAAGTGTTTCCGGAAGGCGACAAAGCGAAGCAGTGGCTGGATCAATGCACACTTCAGCTTGAAGATCAGAAGCTGCAGCTTCAGGCACAGATGTTGGAGTTGGAGAAAGAGCGCTTCAATTGGCAAAGATTTAGTAGGAAAAAAGACATTGAATTGGAAGTCATGAGAATGGAAAATGAGAGGTTGAAACTTGAGAATGAACGTATAGCGTTGGAGTTGAAACGGAAGGAGATGTTTGCTGACAATGCCTAGGCTTAGTGCCAATGCCAAACTGAGCTATCATTCATGGACCTATCAAAATTTCCTTTTCTTAGAGGGAGAAGATTACCTTTTCAGGATCAGTCTTTTTATGATATTAAGTGTACAACTGCAAAATTTACTCCGCGTAATCATGGCTAATGCTCATTGAGTATGTATTCTAAAGCTAGTAGTTGTCCTTGTAGTAACCTCAGATGATCGCTTCTGGtgtatattttgaaaagagatataTAAATCTTGCAACTCTATTGGGTTTTTAGTTTGTTCTTACTTAATTACCAAGGGCCATCTAAAAGTAATATGCTTGTTGCAGGTTCCTTTTTGGAGCTGGTACCCTCATTAGTTTAATGGGTTGATGTTTTTAAAACACACTTAATTTTAGCTAGCTGAGGGAGGAACTAGGGTGCatttgatttttccttttgtaATGGCAGAAGGAGCACCTCTTATTTGATGCTTCTCTGAATATGGCTGACTTTTTGCATGGATTTCAATGATAGCATGGCTAATCCTTTTGTGTGGATTTTAAAGTCTGATGCTATATTGTTGGCTGATGCTGTTTCATTGCTTTAGCAGCTAGCAAACTGTATTCGTCACTCTAGCTGGTGGGTTTCTTGAATAGCGGGAAAAAATGGGATCACTTCTCATGGACCCATTGAAAATGATTCTAATCTAGTTCATAGCTAGCCTATTAGTAGTAGAAGGCGCTCTAATGGGATCTACACGGACAGAAAAAGAACAGTTAATAATGCATATCCACAATTTAATCAAAATATCAACTAAAGATATCTATTTTTTCAGCTTAAAAGCTTAACGTAGTATGTACAATGTCAGCCCATGATTTTTATACAAGTAGGATGCGCATATTTGTGGCTTCACAATCAGTATGATAACCAAATTTGTGCTTTAAGCAAACTAAAATGAACAAATGACACTACTGAGCACTCTATAACAGGTCGACCGAACATGCCGCTACTCAAAACACTTGGGAACTTTGAAATGATATCATGACCAAATACATACGATTCCACTCTTATCTGAGGTAGCCAGAGGTTTCCCAAGACCACTCCATGTACAACAAAGTACTGGGGATGTATGCTCTTTCAATGTGCTTACCATTTTAGCATTTGATACTGACCAAATATGAACAGACCCATCAACAGAACCTGCAGCAACATAACTTTCATCTGCACTCATACACGATCGGCTCCAATTAGATGCCACTCGGTTCGCATTTTCCCTGAAAGTGCCACAAATTTCAAGGGTGCGAATATCGAATAGATTGTGCAAGTTGTCTCTCCCACTGGTTAATATCATGTTTCCATTTCGAGAGAGTGAAACTGACGTAACAGCCTGTGAATGTGCAGCAACTTCACTCAGAAGCTTGCCTGTTTGAGCATCCCATAATCTAAGATTCCCATCAACATGACCAGAACAAATAGTCAATCCATCCATGCTAAACGCAAGGCTGTTACAGTTACTGTGAAAGATAATAGTGTTGGTACAGTAACCCTTCTGCAGATCCCAAACTTTTATAGTGCGATCATACGCAGCACTTATCACATGGCGACTTGAAAATTTGCTCACATCAACTGCACAAACCTTATCTATGTGCCCAGTAAGAGTATGACGTATCCTGCCTGAATTTACGTCCCACACGTACAAGTTATTTGAACTGCTTGCTGCTATGATGAATTTGTTATCGTGTGTGATGGAAAGATCAAGGACAGAACCCAGACAACCATAAAGACTGTTGGTTAATGATCCACTTGTAGTATCCCACATTTTAATTGCCCGGTCCTGCCCACCGCTTATCAATTTACTAGAGTTATTCTCAAAAAGAATCGACGCACATCCACCATCATGGGCTGGGATCCTTTGCTTGCAAGTACTAGGAACGGGAGAATCAAGGTAAAATTCTGCACCATCTTCACTTTGGCGGACCACACCGTCCACTTGTTGACGAGCAAGTTTCGTTATACTTGCAGCCTTGACCTTATCAAGCATATCTTCATAGAGAGAATTAGCCTATCACCACATGAAATAACAAATAAGAAAATGCAAGAGAACCTATCATGGGTAAATCATTGTAAAAGATGAAAAACTGAAAATATAGTTCCCCTAACCCAATGAATACATGTCCACAAACCAATTATAACACTAACTAGCAGTTCGTTTCCACATCTCAGAAACTTTGCATAACACCAACATGAAATAACTTTCATGAAACGAAGATATTGGAGATACCCCCAGTCATGAAATCCTACATCGATCACCACCAGCTACTCCAGCATGAGGGACGTAAAATCTTGAGCATCTGGAGTTCAGAATGAGTGCCTTCTTTCCCAATATTTAGAAAACCACAAGTTGTTACAATTTGAGCAATCACTAAATATGATACTCCATTATCTTAGGGCAGCTTTATGTCATTCATCTGTCCACATCCCAAAGGCAGTAGATTATACTAAATATAAGCTTCTAAAGTTAGGGGAAGttctttatcatttatttttcatttttttcccatTCTCCGGTAGTAGTTCTTCATCGTTGAAGTCTTAAAAAGATAGAATGTGCTACATGGATAGCATCCAAGAGTCTGGCCTAATGGTCAATGAAGTGAGTGAAAATCAAATGGAAGACCAAGTTTCAAATCCCAGCAGTGATAAACACTCTAGGTTACTTCTCCCATCTACCTAAGCTAAGCTTTGATGGACATAGTTATCCGGTACTTGTGTTAGCAGGAGGTACTGTATACTGGTGGAATAGTCGAGGTATGCACAAGTTGGCACAGCatcataaaagaaagattatGCCACGTGGATGGGCAAAAGGGGCAGTAGTTGAAGGATATAAGAACGAAGACGGTTATATTAAGTGTAGAGAAATCTCCACGATGACAAGTCTAATTTAATGCAGCCGAATTGGAAATACATTATTACCTAAAGTACAGTTTAGTGCAACAAAAGTATGCATCTTAGCTCTCTAACAGTATCGAGGCGTGATGAATACTAAGTTTGTATGAAAAATAAGAGTTTCAAATATTGAAGAGCCACAAAAAGGAAAGCACACAAAGGATAAGAAACGAATATTACTCAATACCTCGTTAAGGCGCTCAGCATCCTGCATCTTCTGCAGCATCCATCGGTCAACCAATGTTTTATTTTCTGCCTCAGCATTGTTTGCTCTCAGAGTCATTGCTTCAAGTTGTGCTTTAAGGTCCTGGTGCTCATCCACAAGCAATTCCAAAGCTTTAGTCTTTTCCTCAAGAAGTTCAGTTAAACGTGAACATTCATCCCTGCAGCACACTCATCAATGAAAGTACAAAGCAGTTAAACTCCATCCGGGCATCCAAACTAAACTAGTTGAGCCCATCTTAGGACATCCAAAGTAAACTTTATTTGTTAGATTGGGAAATTAACATACTATTTTATAATCTTAAACAATAAAGTTCATTCAGAAGCTTGAAACAGAATCAACTTTTGGAAAGGGTCATATTATCAAAGTTTTTATCCAGATAATTCTAAGAAATCCCTAGTACGTTCCTTTATTTCTGTCCTTTTATTAATTTTCACGTGCAATTTTTTTGTTGCAAAGGGAAGAATGTAATTTAGGATCGCAAATGTTTTAGGAGGATAAGTATAACACCTTGCTTGATTTAGCTCGTTTTGAAGGTCAGTAATGACAGTTTCCTTCTCTTGAATTAAAGATTTTGATGCTCTGGATTCAGCCACTTCCACTACAAGCTGCTCTGAAAGTCGTGCTTGAGCTTTATAACATTGTTGAAGTTCCAGTTCAAGATTTTCAGCTTTCTCTTTCCACTCTGAACCCTAAAATCATAGGAACTATATAAGCAAGCGGACAGCACCGTATAGTTAGAAGAGAAGTGACTAGTGCAAAAAAGTCCAAATACACTGGTTAGTGGTTATAGTAAAATTTTCTCTGTAGAAAGATGTGATTGGTCATTTTAACTTGCATCTCATTCCTTAAGCAATATAAAGGGTGATAAGTAAATTCTATGTCATGCATGCCAAGTGATTCGCCACCTGGCAAAAACTACAAAATATGAATTGCTAAAAGCCAAGAGAAATGATGAATATATTACAAAACAGTCTTACAATTGCGTTTTTCTTGAAAGTCAACAGAGTCGACAAGAATACTTGGTAAAACATTTTCTGTTATCATGTCATAGCAATTTGAAATACAAAGAATAAGagaaattttccttattttattagcTCAAAGCCTCTATATATCTAATCCTCTTATATGTTGTTAATGCTCTAGTTAACAagagtttcttttcttttcttgtttcacTTGGTATCAGGTTCTGTCTACCGGAGCTTAAACTTGTATGAATGCAAAGGTGAAACAATGGCCCTGAAGCCTCACGACCATGGTGTTGAGGTTTCAAGTTAGCAGTTTATGCTAGCTGACAAGTCAAATTAATGGCTCACGTTTGCCCAATCAACATCATGTTACCATTTTGTCGGCACTACGAATTGAAACAATGATCTGGTCATGCTGACAGTGTGATAGTCTTTGTCGTTAAGCTGGTGGCATGCATCACCTCAAATTCAGTCCTTTTTGACGTATGCGCATTCAAGCCATGACAAAGTCAGTCACATGGTAGTGCAAAGTCAGTTTGTCTCGTGATTGAATTAGATCCTTTAAGGGAACATACTAAAAGTCAAGAGAATCATTAACAACATTACATAGAGATCTTTGTACCTTTAAGGGAACAATTCAACAAGagtttttctatcttcttttctGTCTTTacataaacttttttttttagaagGGGGGGGGTTAACTAGCATTAATGTTCACTATATgttcaattttctattttttttaacttctcaTTTTTCTGTTTTGTTTTATTTCCTTAAAGGAGCTTAGGGGATCTGGTGCCCATAACTGATTGGGGAACAAGGTCCATCCACCTGCAACTTGGTGTTAAAACACTAACAAAAGCAAGTTCTTTTACCACGCCAGTGTAAGCAAAATACTTGATTGTTAAGAGCTCAAACTTGGGAAATTATTGTGTAAATGAATCACGTTCATTTCAAACAATAAGACCGATCCAAGATCACAATAAACTTTAAATGACAGATACACCtaacttctttattttggaagtcCAATGATCTCGATCAGACATAAAACCCGGGAGATCATCAAACGTGCAATACAAATTCTGAATTACTATAAACAAAAAGAGAACTTAAGGAAATTCTACCGACATGGTCAGAGGCAAATGTAGCATACAATCACTAGGTTCGTTCATCTGAACCCGGTACTTTCAATGCATAGAATAAATTTCTACACAAATTTCCATGAAAATCGCAATCACAATAACTAGTAGATACGAACCCATATTTTTAAAGATATAACATGGTGATCAAACCCACAATCATAAAACTTAAATCCTGGATCCGTCTCTACAAATGGTAATCACCAGCAAATTTCCctcaaaacatacaaaatatcgACAAAAATGCCAAATTGGACACGTCCATTAGTAATGGGCAACTTCTTAGAGATCTTTTCCACACAACACATTCACTTCCTTTTTTGTTGTTTAAGTAATCATTACTCAATAAACTcacaaatcatcatcatcatcataatgataataacagtaataatcaaaaaaataaagctaaatcaacCAAATTACCTGCAAAACGAGAGGCCTATTGAGGGCAAGCAAAGCAGGAGCATGAGCCCCTTCTTCCACTAAATGCCGCTTTTTAAGGGACTTCAAAGCATGCTTAATTGCTTCTATTGCAACTTCTTCGTATGCCCTAACacacacacaacaacaacaacaaaaacaacaacaaaaattaaaattaaaatcaaaattcaactgAAATCACGCAATTTCTTCAAGATTAACTAATTTTTACAACTTACATATTTGATCAATTGCCGAATTACACACTCAATTTGCAAATTTGGATTCGTAAGGAGCTAATTATGAgcaattttttgtttctttgaatTTTAGAGTTGAAAAGAGAAAGGTCGGTAGGGTCATAAAATCATGCCACGTCGTCGGGTCAGATTATTGCTgagtcgggtcgggtcgggtgcCCTTTTTAATCCGATCTACTAGATTTGTGTCCCGATAATATTATACATACATTTTGTGATCAATTTTCCATTTTGATCGTGCAACTCGAAAGGGAATTTGttttcctttgactttacatGATAAGTATAACGAAATGGGGTAGTTGATTATGACTTATGAGTATTTTAATCTTGTTATTTGTTGCGACATAATTGAgtcatttttgactttttgtttgTACATAGAAATTATCTTATAAAATATTATGTGTAAGTTAGTAAAATCTTTTGTACTATCCGTATTTTTAATGTACAAGAACTTTgtataggaaaaaaaataatgcaatttgATATCTAAGAACGATAATCATTTTGAATAACAAGTAAGAGATGAATTATAGTGAAATATGACGATGGATAGTGTTATGATTCGGACAGAGTAAGCAAACTACAAgtgaaagaaaacaagaacaacacacagatttacgtaaAAATCCTGCAGAAAAATCACGGGTAGAGGCAAaagaggtttcactataatggagagagtaCAATATGGAGAAGGCTGAATTTTCTGAATAGccaaaataacccactaaatgcacttatataatatgttcatacaaataagtcctaggcccaaaaatatAAAGGTCCATATCGGGCCTATCGGCCTGATCtctatgctaccaccacagaccccattgaaaatcaccaaCATTGGCCGCACCGCGAAGCTTTCTAGGCCGAATTaataaaattcgggtcacaactctaacaatctccaccttgacacgaattctaattcagaattcaaatccatttcaagacaaactctccacaTCTTCTACGAAAGCCCCTTAGGGCaacactaaccaagtccaagcaatgctcaaacttggcacttggtaatgtcttggtcatcatatcagcaggattatcatgagtactaatcttgctcaccacaatatcaccacgagcaataatttcacgcacaaaatgatatcaaacatcgatgtgctttgttctctcgtgaaacatctgatctttcgTAAGGAAGATAACACTCTGACTGTCGCAAAAAACGTAGTAATTtataagtctttgctaagttcaccgaATAGACCCTTCAActaaatagcttccttgaaagcctctgtaatagccatatactctgccttagtagttgacaaagcaaccgtagtctgtaaggtagctttccaactaatagcatAATCACCAATGGTGTAAACATAGGCTGTAAGGGACCTCCTTTTATTATGATCTCctgcaaaatcagaatcaacatacccgattactccatctctatttcgcccaaactgcaaacaaacatcagcagatccatgcaagtatctgaaaatccactaaactgctttccaatgttctttgccaGGATTTGACAAGTATCTGCTAACTGCACTGACAACATATGATAAATTTGGTCGGGGACACACCATCGTATACATAAGAGACCCGAcggcactagagtatggaactctagacatatagtcacgctcatcatctgtctttggagataaagtggccGAGAGTTTGAAGTGAACTGCCAATAGAGTACTTACaggtttggcattttgcatattgaacctgtgaagcattttctcaatataccttttctgaCTCAAGTACAACTTACACTTCTCTCTATTCCTCATAATTTtcatgccaagaatcttctttgttgttcctagatccttcatctcaaactccttgctgagctgggctttgactttcattatctctctcatatcctttgttgcaatcaacatatcatcaacattcaaaaGAAGATACATGAacgaaccatcacttacctccttgaagCAGACACAACTATTATAACTACTCTTCCGAAATATATGataggtcataaaagagtcaaacctcttataccactacCTGGGAGactgttttaagccataaagagactttttcatcaaacatacatagtcctcctttcccgagactacaaaaccctctggttgctgcatataaatatcctcctcaagttctccatgtaagaatgcagttttgacatccaactgctcaagctcaagattatgcatggccacaataccaagcaagGCTCAAAtcaaactatgctttacaactagagaaaacacatctgtgaagtcaaCACCTGGAATctgactgtaacctttagcaactagtcttgctttgtacctagtaTCTTCAACTCCCgatgaatagttttttttttgaatacccacttgcaacggacaactttcttatctttaggcaatctcaccaaATCCCATGTGTCATTCTTATGCAGTGATTTTATCTCCTCCTACATAGCAATAATCCATCGGCcggaatcatcacaactaactgcctctgagtaagaagaaggtcTTTATCGGGatcaataccttctgctacattcaatgcataagcaaccaaatcagcttcaGCATATTTCTAAGGAGGTCTAATATATCTTCTAGAcctgtctttagcaatagaatattgtggcgtcactggtggtgaagaagaaatagcaCCACTCTGTATCTCCGGGCTAaactgagaagtaggcactggtgtaAACTCTGCTCTAATTTGCAACTCATCATGGGTGAATGACTTTTGCTGATTTatgtcactaagctcatctggAGGCGAAATACTAGATTCGGAGAGAGCCCGAAGCATGacagtttcatcaaacacaacatccctactaattataacctttctactttctggacaccaaagcttataacctttaacagcaggcttataacccataaataagcagtTGACAGATCTAGGCttcaactttccattatcaacatgagcatacgCAGGACAtctaaatatcctcaaatcagaataactagcaggagtaccagaccatacctcttgtggagtttTTTTTATCAATCGTGACTAAGGGATAgcggttaataagaagacaaaTTGTGGAAGCAGCTTAggcccaaaaagacttgggtaaaccagtATTAGAGAGCATAAACCacaccttctccattatagtcctattcattcgttcagccacaccattctgctgcggagtatgacgaactgtcaagtgcctcacaattccttctgacttacacaaagcattaaattcattagaacagaactctaaaccattatcagtaTGAAGGCGTTTTACCTGCTTCCCTGTTTGCTTTTCAATCATAAtcttccactccttgaaagtaggcaacacatcattaTTTGGCTTTaggaagaacacccaaacttttctggaatagtcatcaataatagtcaacaaatAATTCACACCTCCTttagaaggtactctagaaggacccagagatcagaatgaatgtaataAAGTATacctttagttgagtggatgcctttagtgaatctgactctcttctgcttTCCCAAAATCCAGTGCTCACagaactccaatttggtaatactctgcccatcaagaagtcctctcctaCTTAGTTCAGTCATCccgttttcactcatatgccccaggtgcgtatgccaaagtttagcaacatcACTTTCTGATAGAGAGGAGGTAGAAATAGTTGCATCACCTGTAAAAATAGAGTCTTGCAGGACATACAAATTTGCAGATTTTCTCTGTCCCTTCATTACAACAAGggcacctttagtaaccttcaggactTCACCTTTACCAGTGTACCTATAACCGTttgaatcaagggtactcaagaaaataagatttttcttCAGGTCTGGGACATACCGTATATCACTAAGTGTTCTCACAACCCCAACAAACATCTTGATCTTGATTGCTCCAATACCAGCTATCTTACAAGGTATGTTATTTTCCATCAATACAACACCTTTAGAGACTGTTTCATATGTCGTAAACCAATCCCGATTACGATACATATGAAACGTATaagctgaatcaagaatctaATCCTCACAGGGTTGGGAGTTACCATAAaaaactaccaagagttctccatcactaccgccatcttcaacaaaactggcttcaccggacttctctggttggtttcCCTTTGGTTTTAaagcttctcttttctctctattctgtaaCTTCCAACACTTGGATTTGATATGACCCTTCTTCTTGCAGTAATTACAGGTTTTGTTTCTGTTTATGGATTTTGACCTATTTCTGTCATCACTCCAGAATTCCTCTCACGAGTTCTTCCTCCTCAAACAATgagaccatctccttgagtctccgacccattcacaagatgcttcatcttctccttggAGAACAATGCATCATAAACTTAATCAATCGTCAGGGTATCACGAttatataaaattgtatccctAAAGGTCGTGTATGATGCAGGCAACGAACACAAAaaaatcaaccctagatcttcctcatcgtacttaacctccagagtctctaaatcGGAGATGATTTCCTCAAATACAAataggtgatcctccaaggaCATACCTCAGACATGCGATGGAAATAAAGTCGttgtttgagatgcaacttacttgttaggctcttcatcatacacaacGATTCCAATTTCAACCACAACGCGGCGGTTGTGTCTCCTTCAAAACATCAtgtagaatctgattggataaatgaaggtggatctgagatagagccttcCGATCCTTACATCGTTTGTCTTCGTCCGTCCACGATGAGGGTATCTTCTCAAACCCTAACAAAGCATCGTCCAAATCCATCTGCGCAAGCACAGCCTgcatcttaacctgccataacGAAAATCTGATGTTGCGATCCAACAgcggaatatcatacttcatggttgccatCCCGAGAAAACAATCGAACAGACTCTAATACCAGTTTGTTATGATTCGGACAGAGTAAGCAAAACACAAgtgaaagaaaacaagaacaacacatagATTTAAGTGGAAACTGttgcgggaaaaaccacgggcagaggcaaaagaggtttcactataatggagagagagtacaatgtggagaaggctgaattttctaaatacccaaaacaacccactaaatgcatttatataatatgtgcatataaataagtcctaggcccaaaaacataaaggtccatatcAGGCCTGTCAGttcgatccctacgctaccaccacaaaccccattgaaaatcaccaaCATGGGTTGCACCGCGAAACTTTCTGGGCCGGATCAaccaaaatttgggtcacaactctaataGATAGAAATAAAGTAATGACCGAAAGACTACACTTGATCTTCACGTCAAACCAATGATCACATGATATGTCTCGTTCACATATATTTGTATTACCTAGTCATAGTAAATTGCtgtaatttttatttgttgtatCTTAATTAAATTGAATACGACATTTAAAAGGATTAGTAAGAATATTTGTATTACAACCTGATAGCTTTCAAGAGGAGCAAATAAcagaaaagattaaaatatagAGCGTCATATATTATGTTTCGCATTGAAAACACAAGAAAAGTTAGAAGTCATAAGCTAAGTTGCaaggactcttcacttttgatggcACATCCATGTCGGATTCTCTAAAATTACACCACTTTTGGTGACACGCACCCGTTGACacttttgaagagtccaagcaacataacTCATAAGGTCTTTCTTCTAAGAAGACTTGCAGTAAATAGATAGTGGTTCTACTTGTACACTAATTTAGCATACTGTGGTTTAATTtgttcacaaatcataaagtGTTCTATGTAAATCAGTGTCTTTGAGACTTGCCAAATTGTTGCATTACATTTTAACACAAAGTAACTGCAGTTTTGAGCGGATGATGGTGCAGAATCTCAGCAGAAGAACATTGTATCGCGCACATTTTTGTGCAACTTTGGCAGTTGAGGCCCCTCGGTCTTCATAATTTCTAACATCTGAGCTGAAGCTAAACGAGCATAACGCAATGGAGCAACTGCAAAACATCTTAGTTGTTCATAACCATAGGGGGAAACATATATTACTAGAGAAACAGCAAACTGTTTTACTCAGGCCACTAATTATAGTCCTTACCTTCATGTATGGCACTGGTGCATCTCTGAGACCTAAAATGTTGGCCAAATTTGAAACAATTAGAGATGTTCAAAGAGTTGGGTAAAATCCAAGCGCAACCACGGGGGACTTACACGTAGCATAAACAGTGGACTAGCTC encodes the following:
- the LOC107862628 gene encoding uncharacterized protein LOC107862628, which gives rise to MSCYGGFDFQGSTRANQQQVQHYQSNSKQGSMAINANFPLTIGGSNQNISLADYNSKGERGKSASDDDEPSFIEDGGKKGATPWQRVKWTDEMVRLLITAVSYIGEETAAAEYGGGRRKCSNNLHKKGKWKSVSKVMAERGHFVSPQQCEDKFNDLNKRYKRLNEILGRGTSCEVVENPALLDMLGHVSDKGKEEVRKILSSKHLHYEEMCSYHNGNRLHLPPDPELKHSLHLALKSRDEYDDNDARKKHPQDDNDEDDHEAADLEDRGDEYEENHRLHGGTSGGFSKRIKQCQGHETVTSLTTLDCNRSLIPQPQTDVSQVFPEGDKAKQWLDQCTLQLEDQKLQLQAQMLELEKERFNWQRFSRKKDIELEVMRMENERLKLENERIALELKRKEMFADNA
- the LOC107862627 gene encoding autophagy-related protein 16: MAYEEVAIEAIKHALKSLKKRHLVEEGAHAPALLALNRPLVLQGSEWKEKAENLELELQQCYKAQARLSEQLVVEVAESRASKSLIQEKETVITDLQNELNQARDECSRLTELLEEKTKALELLVDEHQDLKAQLEAMTLRANNAEAENKTLVDRWMLQKMQDAERLNEANSLYEDMLDKVKAASITKLARQQVDGVVRQSEDGAEFYLDSPVPSTCKQRIPAHDGGCASILFENNSSKLISGGQDRAIKMWDTTSGSLTNSLYGCLGSVLDLSITHDNKFIIAASSSNNLYVWDVNSGRIRHTLTGHIDKVCAVDVSKFSSRHVISAAYDRTIKVWDLQKGYCTNTIIFHSNCNSLAFSMDGLTICSGHVDGNLRLWDAQTGKLLSEVAAHSQAVTSVSLSRNGNMILTSGRDNLHNLFDIRTLEICGTFRENANRVASNWSRSCMSADESYVAAGSVDGSVHIWSVSNAKMVSTLKEHTSPVLCCTWSGLGKPLATSDKSGIVCIWS